Within Pecten maximus chromosome 15, xPecMax1.1, whole genome shotgun sequence, the genomic segment GGTATAGTTGTACGAAGCTTCCGCCCCATAAGTAGTTCCGAAGGACTGTAGCCATTTCGTAACGGTGTGGTACGATACGCTAGCAAGGCTAGATATGGATCTTGAGAGCCACTAAGTAGACGCTTCACGGTCTGAACTGCTCTCTCGGCTTCCCCGTTCCCTTGAGGGTAATAAGGGCTGCTGGTCGAATGGGTGAACCCATAATCTCTCGTGAATTCCTGAAACGTTGAGCTCGCGTATTGCGGACCGTTGTCCGATATGACGGTCTCTGGAATTCCATGTCGAGCAAACATCGATTTGAGATGTGTGACTATTGCTTCTGAAGTCGTGGAGCTAAGCTTGGCAATTTCTATGTATCTAGAGAAATAGTCTATCACTAACAAATAGTTCACTCCCTTCCAGTAGAATAGATCAGACCCTAATTGTTGCCAGGGACGATCAGGGAAATCAGTAGGTTTGAGAGGTTCTGGTCTCTCTCTCCTATGCTTCAGACACGACGAACAGTTTTTCACAACATCCTCAATCTCTCTGCTTAGACCCGGCCACCATACCGAGTTCTTAGCACGCTCACGGCACTTCACGATGCCCTGGTGCCCCTCGTGTAGTTTCTGTAGTATTTCCGCCCTCATAGATGAAGGAATGACGAGTCTACTTCCTCTCATAAGCAAACCATGACACACCGAGAGTTCTTCCCTCAACTGCCAATATGGCCTAGTGGAGACTGTGATCGTAGGATGTTCGTAACCAGGCCATCCATCCTGACAGTAATTCATAATGATCCTACAGATACTGTCTTCCTGTAGTTTCATGCGGATTTCGTTGAGGCGAACTTCTGTTGCTGGAATGTCGTCCATGATAGCATCGACGTAAGCTTCAACTTCCTGTTGAAACTCCTCCTCCTCAGATCCTTGCTGAATCAAGGGGGCTCTGGATAGAGCATCTGCGGTATACAGTAGTTTACCGGGCACATGCATGATGCTGTAGTCATATCGCATGAGACGCATCCTAAATCTCTGAACCCTCGGGGGTAACTCAGATATCGCCTTGGAACCTAGTAACGGAACTAACGGCTTGTGATCCGTCTCAATTTGGAAGTGTATTCCTGTGAGCAAGTCTGACGACTTCTCGCACATCCACGTTACAGCGAGTGCTTCCTTTTCCAGCTGCGCGTATCGCTGTTCTGTAGCGCTCATAGATCGTGACGCGTATCCGACTGGCCTCCAATCGTCCTCACTACTGTCCTTAGGACGTTGAAGTATGACGCCTCCAATACCATAAGATGATGCGTCAGCAGAGATTTTGGTGGTTGCCCTAGGATCGTATAATGACAGTACCGGTGTAGAGCTGAGTTCTTGCTTGATCAGCTCAAATGCGTGCTCTTGAGGTATGTCCCACGTCCATGCACTATCCTTCTGTAGTAAATCACGAATTGGCTTGGAATGTTCTGCTATGTTCGGGGAGAATCTCCCAAGTTGATTAACCATTCCCATGAATCTCCTGACCTCACTGACATTAGTAGGAGCTTCAAAGTTCACGATAGCTTTCACCTTAGCAGGGTCTGGACGTATTCCTGTCTCATCTATGACGTGACCGACGAATGTGACACTTTTCTTTGAGAACTCGCACTTATCACTGTTTAAGGTAATCCCGGCTTTCTCAACCTTCTGTAACACAGTATTCAGACGCTTATCATGTTCCTCCTGTGAGGTTCCAAATATCAACATGTCGTCCATCTGACACACTACTCCTGGTACATTGTCTAGCAGGTTGCACATCCTTCGCTGGAAATGTTCTGGCGCCGATGAAATACCGAAGGGTAGACGGTTGAAACAATAACGCCCACATGGAGTAATAAAAGTTGTCAACAATCTCGAAGATTGTTCTAGCGGGATCTGCCAGAATCCTGAGTTTGCGTCAATTTTAGAGAATACCTTTGCTCCTGTCAATCGGTGTAAAGTCTGTTCTACACTAGGTAACTGTAGGTGTTCCCTGCGAACCGATTTGTTCAACTGTGTAAGATCAACGCATATACGTACAGTTCCATCCTTTTTAGGTACCACGACAAGACCAGAGCACCAATCTGTCGGTTCCtcaacaggggagataacccccAAGCTCTCCATCCTGGCAAGTTCATCCTTTACCTTGTCCAATAGTGGTAGCGCCACGCGCCTTGGCGAAGTGAGAGCAAACGGTGTGGCGTTGTCGCGAAGTTTAATGGTGTAGTCGCCTTCAATTTTACCTAGTCCACTAAACAGTTTTGGATACCTTTCCTGGATACTACCGGCTGACTGTACTGAAGCCACAGTTTTCACAAGGTTGAGTTTTTCAATAGCTGGACGACCTAACAATGGCTTACTCAATGTCTTGATGACATAAATATCTGTCTCAGCCCGAGTTCCCTTCTCTGTACATAATTTACTTGAAAATTTTCCCAACACTTTGAGACGGTTCTGACCTGGACCTTGTAGAACTCTTGTCGAGGATTCTAACTTCTGACCGATTCGTTGAAAGACACTCTCAGGTATAGCTGTAACATCTGCCCCTGTATCTATCTTAAAATTTACCGGTGTGTGTGTTTGACCTGTCTGAATAACCAGATCTATGTTCCATGGTAGGGATCCTTTGCTTTCTACCGCTCCTAAAAAGCTTTGTACCTCGCCAACTGTTGATCGGCATTTCTTGGCATAGTGACCCTTTTTGCGACATTTCCGACACTCGGCATCTTTTGCAGGACAGCTTCCTTTCCTGTGTCTAAATCCACACCTGTGACACTCTGGATTCGTCTGATTATTAAATGACTTCCGGTTTTCGGATGCCTTCCGGTTTTCAGATGACTTCCGGTTTTCAGACGACTTCCGGTTTCCTGAGAACTTATGTTTTGGACCTTTCTGGAATACTGCATCCACATTACTATCTGCCTGACTACTACTCGCAATAGGATCTCTGTCCCTAACAATTGACTGTTGTTGCTTGACTGCCTCAGATTGGCGAACCTGGTTTACAGCCTTCTCTAGAGTAAGTGTTGCGTCAAGCTGGAGTTTCTCCGATAATCTACTATCGCGAATACCCACGACAATACGGTCCCTTATCATCTCAGACTTCAAATCTCCATACTCACAGTGCTCAACTAGTGAATATAAGGCCATGATAAAACTTTCTGCAGTTTCTCCCTCATTCTGCTTTCGGTGATTGAACCTAGCTCTTTCAAATATCGTATTTCGTCTGGTAATAAAGTAATTGTCAAATTTCTCAACAACTTTCTCATACTTTTTGGCATCCTCATCTGACAATCCAAATGACTTGATAATATCTTCTGCCTGACCTCCCATAGAGTAGATAAAAGTATTAACCTGGATTGGGCCCTCCTTGGCTCCTAATCCCGCCGCTACTCGAAACCGTTCGAACCTCATTAACCATTTCGGCCATTCCTCTGGTTTATTGAACGTAAAATTTTCTGGGGGTTGCACCTGATATGTTGCCATGACGACGAAATTCTTAACAATACTTGATGATATGATAACGCCAGGTATCTCAGTGTTCGATCATAATATATGaaagttcaaataaatgatgGAATCTATCATAGTCGTCATCTCCGACTGTTCTGAGAATTTGAGTCAACCACGTGCGCGAGAACACTGCTGCCTTATCGTGTataaatctcataaaatctgtCTATTCAACATGACTTCACTGCGATGGTTTACTCTTACCGCTTAAGAAGATGTTGACCGacttctgacaccatgttgaaTGGGATGACAGTCGACAAGAGACATAGGAAACATTCATAAGCTGTATTGATAAAACACTGTATGTTTACATGCCGGCCATTTGTACAGGACTCCAGAACGAGGCTGTTATAGTCTGTATCGCATAACGCTTACACTGAacctatagtctgtttcataaatcT encodes:
- the LOC117343392 gene encoding uncharacterized protein K02A2.6-like, which produces MATYQVQPPENFTFNKPEEWPKWLMRFERFRVAAGLGAKEGPIQVNTFIYSMGGQAEDIIKSFGLSDEDAKKYEKVVEKFDNYFITRRNTIFERARFNHRKQNEGETAESFIMALYSLVEHCEYGDLKSEMIRDRIVVGIRDSRLSEKLQLDATLTLEKAVNQVRQSEAVKQQQSIVRDRDPIASSSQADSNVDAVFQKGPKHKFSGNRKSSENRKSSENRKASENRKSFNNQTNPECHRCGFRHRKGSCPAKDAECRKCRKKGHYAKKCRSTVGEVQSFLGAVESKGSLPWNIDLVIQTGQTHTPVNFKIDTGADVTAIPESVFQRIGQKLESSTRVLQGPGQNRLKVLGKFSSKLCTEKGTRAETDIYVIKTLSKPLLGRPAIEKLNLVKTVASVQSAGSIQERYPKLFSGLGKIEGDYTIKLRDNATPFALTSPRRVALPLLDKVKDELARMESLGVISPVEEPTDWCSGLVVVPKKDGTVRICVDLTQLNKSVRREHLQLPSVEQTLHRLTGAKVFSKIDANSGFWQIPLEQSSRLLTTFITPCGRYCFNRLPFGISSAPEHFQRRMCNLLDNVPGVVCQMDDMLIFGTSQEEHDKRLNTVLQKVEKAGITLNSDKCEFSKKSVTFVGHVIDETGIRPDPAKVKAIVNFEAPTNVSEVRRFMGMVNQLGRFSPNIAEHSKPIRDLLQKDSAWTWDIPQEHAFELIKQELSSTPVLSLYDPRATTKISADASSYGIGGVILQRPKDSSEDDWRPVGYASRSMSATEQRYAQLEKEALAVTWMCEKSSDLLTGIHFQIETDHKPLVPLLGSKAISELPPRVQRFRMRLMRYDYSIMHVPGKLLYTADALSRAPLIQQGSEEEEFQQEVEAYVDAIMDDIPATEVRLNEIRMKLQEDSICRIIMNYCQDGWPGYEHPTITVSTRPYWQLREELSVCHGLLMRGSRLVIPSSMRAEILQKLHEGHQGIVKCRERAKNSVWWPGLSREIEDVVKNCSSCLKHRRERPEPLKPTDFPDRPWQQLGSDLFYWKGVNYLLVIDYFSRYIEIAKLSSTTSEAIVTHLKSMFARHGIPETVISDNGPQYASSTFQEFTRDYGFTHSTSSPYYPQGNGEAERAVQTVKRLLSGSQDPYLALLAYRTTPLRNGYSPSELLMGRKLRTTIPESPANLSPKWPDLEYVRDKELLDRTSQKHHFDRSHRAVQRPELHPGETVWVKGPSGGFSGTITKSVNDHSYLVRTPSGQIRRNRRQLVQAPAMRPDFPHTSGSGDVPSDVKEPSNQTVCSNPVKAPKPTGSPKSKTGSSTSVSVNNSSEIGVGSKSDNATVTRSGRVSVAPNRMDL